The Panicum virgatum strain AP13 chromosome 5K, P.virgatum_v5, whole genome shotgun sequence genome has a window encoding:
- the LOC120710605 gene encoding uncharacterized protein LOC120710605, giving the protein MGDRVYAVGFGGKEVEPSTEDEELEAVEAFKSCHTSSKTGLTDEAQRAVSEMEALKAAAVPDGEEQMSSAQVVAKVLTEDSSMSNTFLKNAGLQSRCSSRSASSIERDLQEQLEAE; this is encoded by the exons ATGGGGGACAGGGTATATGCAGTTGGATTTGGGGGAAAGGAGGTTGAGCCCAGCACAGAAGATGAAGAGCTTGAAGCAGTGGAGGCCTTCAAGTCCTGCCATACAAGCTCCAAAACGGGACTGACAGATGAGGCACAACGCGCTGTT tcTGAAATGGAGGCTTTGAAGGCAGCAGCTGTACCTGATGGTGAAGAGCAAATGTCTAGTGCACAAGTTGTTGCCAAGGTGCTCACCGAGGACAGCTCCATGTCAAACACATTTCTGAAGAATGCTGGTCTACAGTCTCGGTGCTCCTCAAGATCAGCTTCATCAATTGAAAGGGATCTTCAGGAACAACTTGAAGCTGAATGA